The following coding sequences lie in one Thermodesulforhabdaceae bacterium genomic window:
- a CDS encoding putative sulfate exporter family transporter has product MSGEEKREIIGEDWLAFLLAIVIFSISLLSYTGLDIFGWAVSTKEWTNISKAITPVSSSFLPVKGQITKIDGNKVTIKKADGKEETITVKDASALKVGDTYEKPGISGFVSLVLTFLFMLAILTIAAAFLRANIGKFIIGFTFVFWISYGCWLLGHNAYLAATNAQKAGVPWSLKLTGEAGFIIALIAGLIIGNFLPGFANFIKEAVRPELYIKTGIGLMGALLGLKSAQAFGLASAVLFRGFCAIIEAYLIYWALVYFISRKYFKFNREWAAPLASGISICGVSAAIATGGAIKARPVVPIMVSSLVVIFAVVELLILPFLAQIFLYKEPMVAGAWMGLAVKTDGAAFAAGAVTDALIRAKAEIAQGIKYEEGWIMMAATTTKLFIDIFISIWAFILAIIWCARIECKPGEQVQAIEIWRRFPKFVLAYAITFIIMLIIAAQVVPKVTPVENKIKALNKEITAMEKKLPTITDPAQQEELTAKIKEKKDQIKAMEAQIKGPKEIVKESTMATNGTNAFRVLFFLITFFTIGVVSNFKKLWEEGIGRLAVVYLVCLFGFIIWIGLLISWIFFHGVKPPVITG; this is encoded by the coding sequence ATGAGTGGAGAGGAGAAACGAGAAATTATTGGAGAGGATTGGTTAGCTTTCTTGCTTGCAATTGTTATCTTTAGTATTTCTCTACTGTCCTACACCGGATTAGATATCTTTGGATGGGCAGTGTCCACAAAGGAGTGGACAAATATTTCCAAAGCTATCACCCCTGTTTCCAGTTCCTTCTTGCCCGTAAAGGGTCAAATCACCAAAATCGACGGCAACAAAGTGACCATCAAAAAAGCCGACGGTAAAGAAGAAACCATAACGGTTAAAGATGCCTCCGCCCTGAAGGTTGGAGACACTTACGAAAAGCCCGGTATTTCAGGATTTGTCTCCCTTGTTTTGACTTTTCTTTTTATGCTCGCAATTCTAACCATTGCTGCTGCATTTCTCAGAGCCAACATTGGGAAGTTTATCATTGGTTTTACCTTCGTTTTCTGGATAAGTTACGGATGCTGGTTACTGGGTCACAACGCTTATCTAGCCGCAACCAATGCTCAAAAGGCTGGTGTCCCCTGGTCGTTAAAGCTCACGGGAGAAGCTGGCTTCATCATAGCCCTCATCGCTGGACTTATCATTGGCAATTTCCTTCCCGGTTTTGCTAATTTCATTAAAGAAGCAGTAAGACCCGAACTCTACATCAAGACCGGAATCGGGCTCATGGGAGCTCTTCTCGGTTTAAAGTCCGCTCAGGCTTTCGGGCTTGCATCTGCTGTTCTATTCCGAGGATTCTGCGCAATAATTGAAGCTTATCTTATCTACTGGGCTTTGGTTTACTTTATCTCTAGAAAATACTTTAAGTTCAACAGAGAATGGGCGGCACCTTTAGCTTCCGGTATATCTATATGCGGTGTATCTGCTGCCATTGCGACAGGAGGTGCCATAAAGGCAAGACCTGTAGTTCCCATCATGGTATCGTCTCTCGTGGTGATTTTCGCCGTGGTGGAACTCCTTATTCTCCCATTCCTTGCCCAGATTTTCCTTTATAAAGAACCCATGGTAGCTGGAGCCTGGATGGGACTTGCAGTCAAAACTGATGGAGCAGCTTTTGCCGCTGGTGCAGTCACCGATGCTTTGATTCGAGCTAAAGCTGAAATCGCTCAAGGCATAAAATACGAAGAAGGCTGGATCATGATGGCTGCCACCACAACAAAGCTCTTCATCGATATTTTCATCAGCATCTGGGCGTTTATTCTTGCCATCATCTGGTGTGCTCGCATTGAATGCAAACCCGGCGAACAGGTTCAAGCCATCGAAATCTGGAGACGATTTCCCAAGTTCGTTCTCGCCTATGCTATAACTTTTATCATCATGCTGATTATTGCCGCTCAGGTTGTCCCCAAAGTCACGCCCGTAGAAAACAAAATAAAAGCCCTGAATAAAGAAATTACCGCTATGGAGAAAAAGCTTCCCACCATAACCGATCCAGCTCAGCAGGAAGAATTGACCGCTAAGATAAAAGAAAAGAAAGATCAGATAAAAGCTATGGAAGCTCAAATAAAAGGTCCGAAGGAAATAGTAAAAGAATCTACAATGGCTACTAACGGAACAAATGCATTCCGAGTTCTTTTCTTCCTTATTACATTCTTCACCATAGGTGTTGTTTCTAACTTCAAGAAATTGTGGGAAGAAGGTATTGGACGTCTTGCTGTAGTTTACCTCGTATGCCTCTTCGGGTTTATTATCTGGATAGGCCTCTTGATTTCCTGGATCTTCTTCCATGGTGTAAAACCACCGGTAATAACCGGTTGA
- the mfd gene encoding transcription-repair coupling factor: MLTCSKGNFDLIRKPSSSGGLNYVTSLISEGHRYISIHHVIRPVFSYIVGYLAHKFPKTMLIAVAPTDREARTVYQELAFFMGLDVDKSRTDPFEKKLLLLPSRSLVKRSLEDTVFSKSERIQTLARLVWTLEPGVLVTSAVSLLDRLPPKDVLERSTLHIRVGELIPEDFAEKLLSWGYLDVKLVEVPGDFSVRRDIIDCFVPLYPSPVRIELWGREVESIRLFNPSSQRSFGELSEVFFVPSGEVVLDKEAKSRLEQQLIKDVQEGLVDSSDVTRWIRNISRGEITDWERFIGVVYNKTELLHDYLPPESLWIWFDTDRAFSEMTDRYHAELASKTDASKSSQWFQPPERRIEHPDVVIEKSRKERAIWCDDFRVTLESKHFSHLQASEKVPTVVLATRSLKNLRDEIASEETRQDGSPSFMECFARKLSSWQDESHRIVIVCAHIHQCERLKKVLERYGIPARVITGFFSYKDLDLWDSGSLRQILIFAGSLEDGFLLPEEHIAVVAEKELFGGVPVRRSRPSLKGLALSSFQDLSEGDFVVHVQHGIGIYRGLAHLKVGDIESDFLVIEYEGGDKLYVPVDRLRRVQKYIGSEEGPPRIDRLGGTRWETLKRKAKESAERVAEELLRIYALRQVKEGYPFSPPDEIYREFEATFPFEETPDQLKAIEDVINDMMLPRPMDRLICGDVGFGKTEVALRAAFKAFLDHKQVAILVPTTVLAEQHYRTFLERFTRFGAKVEMLSRFRSHAQQKKIIEDIRTGKIDIVIGTHRLLQDDVQFANLGLVIIDEEHRFGVKHKEKLKQLRVSVDVLTLTATPIPRTLHMALSGVREMSVIETPPADRKAIETYVVEFDGGIIRGAILKELERKGQVFFVHNVVQTIESVANRIRELVPEARVAVAHGQMPERELEKVMLSFVRKEIDVLVCTTIIESGLDIPSANTIIINDAHRLGLAQMYQLRGRVGRSGEQAYAYLVVPREELLSQEAKKRLMTLVDFSSLGSGFKIALNDLQIRGGGAILGSAQSGHIEAVGYELYLELVQEMIKKLKNEAVEEDYDPEIKIPVSAFIPETYMPDSRQRLLAYKKLASAASSEEINEIVREWRDRYGSLPPETRFLVLSAKIRLFMRKLKILRAENISEGWKLTFVRSENCDRLKEFFALQGIVALTSNDPSAVIVPVRTPDIFDRLVILKKYLAGIVASDEMEESEEEDKVLERRKK; the protein is encoded by the coding sequence ATGCTGACATGTTCTAAGGGTAATTTTGATCTTATTCGTAAACCGTCCTCTTCTGGTGGACTCAATTATGTTACTTCGCTTATTTCTGAAGGACATCGTTATATATCTATACACCATGTCATAAGACCGGTCTTTTCCTACATTGTTGGTTACCTTGCTCACAAGTTCCCGAAAACTATGCTAATAGCCGTTGCACCCACCGATCGGGAAGCTCGAACTGTTTACCAAGAACTTGCCTTTTTTATGGGGCTTGATGTTGACAAAAGCAGGACCGACCCTTTTGAGAAAAAACTCCTTCTGCTTCCGTCCAGAAGTCTTGTTAAAAGATCTTTAGAAGATACCGTTTTTTCTAAGAGCGAAAGAATACAGACTCTTGCTAGGTTGGTTTGGACTTTAGAACCCGGTGTTTTAGTAACATCGGCGGTTTCTCTCCTTGATCGATTGCCTCCTAAAGATGTTCTCGAAAGATCAACCTTACACATCCGGGTTGGTGAACTTATCCCGGAAGACTTTGCCGAAAAACTTCTAAGCTGGGGATATCTGGATGTGAAACTCGTTGAAGTCCCGGGAGACTTCAGTGTTCGTCGAGACATTATCGATTGCTTTGTCCCCCTTTATCCTTCGCCGGTTCGAATTGAACTCTGGGGACGAGAAGTTGAATCTATTCGGCTTTTTAATCCGTCCAGCCAGAGATCCTTTGGTGAATTGAGCGAAGTATTTTTTGTCCCTTCGGGAGAAGTGGTTCTTGATAAGGAAGCAAAAAGTCGGCTGGAACAACAACTTATTAAAGACGTGCAGGAAGGTTTGGTGGATTCATCGGATGTGACGCGATGGATAAGAAATATATCCAGAGGGGAGATTACAGACTGGGAGAGATTTATAGGGGTAGTTTATAACAAGACGGAACTTCTGCACGATTATCTTCCCCCGGAATCCCTGTGGATTTGGTTTGACACTGACAGAGCCTTTAGCGAAATGACCGATCGATACCACGCCGAATTAGCATCCAAGACGGATGCATCAAAATCCAGCCAATGGTTTCAGCCTCCAGAACGGCGAATTGAACATCCTGATGTCGTTATCGAAAAATCGAGAAAGGAGCGGGCGATCTGGTGTGATGATTTCCGAGTTACCTTAGAGTCGAAACATTTCTCACATCTACAAGCTAGCGAAAAAGTTCCTACAGTTGTTCTAGCTACAAGAAGTCTGAAGAATCTCCGTGATGAAATAGCTTCCGAGGAGACCCGGCAGGATGGTTCTCCTTCTTTCATGGAGTGTTTTGCTAGAAAACTTTCCAGTTGGCAGGATGAAAGCCACCGAATTGTTATCGTTTGTGCCCATATTCATCAGTGTGAACGACTCAAAAAAGTTTTGGAACGTTATGGCATTCCAGCCAGAGTAATTACGGGTTTCTTTTCATACAAAGATTTGGATCTGTGGGATAGTGGAAGCCTTCGACAGATACTGATATTTGCCGGATCTCTGGAAGATGGTTTTCTCCTGCCCGAAGAACATATTGCTGTAGTAGCAGAAAAGGAGCTTTTTGGGGGAGTTCCTGTCCGCCGAAGCAGACCATCTTTGAAAGGACTGGCTCTAAGTTCTTTCCAGGATCTTTCTGAAGGGGATTTTGTGGTTCATGTTCAGCATGGAATTGGTATCTACCGAGGGTTAGCTCATTTGAAGGTGGGTGATATCGAGAGCGACTTTCTCGTCATAGAGTATGAGGGAGGGGACAAGCTGTATGTGCCTGTGGACAGACTCCGAAGAGTCCAAAAGTATATCGGTTCTGAGGAAGGCCCTCCCCGCATAGATAGACTCGGGGGCACTCGATGGGAAACTCTCAAAAGAAAGGCTAAAGAATCGGCTGAAAGAGTTGCGGAAGAGTTGCTGCGCATTTATGCCCTGAGACAAGTAAAGGAGGGATATCCCTTTTCACCACCCGATGAAATTTATCGAGAATTTGAAGCGACTTTCCCTTTTGAAGAAACCCCTGATCAACTCAAAGCCATAGAAGATGTCATAAACGACATGATGTTACCACGCCCTATGGATCGGCTTATCTGTGGGGATGTGGGATTTGGAAAAACGGAAGTCGCTCTTAGAGCTGCCTTCAAGGCTTTTCTGGATCATAAACAGGTGGCGATTCTAGTTCCAACAACGGTGCTTGCTGAACAGCATTACCGCACTTTTTTGGAGCGTTTTACTAGATTTGGTGCTAAAGTAGAAATGTTGAGTCGATTTAGAAGCCATGCTCAACAGAAAAAGATTATCGAAGATATTCGAACGGGAAAAATAGACATTGTTATTGGCACTCACCGACTACTTCAAGATGATGTGCAGTTTGCAAATCTCGGTCTGGTTATTATCGATGAAGAACATCGTTTTGGAGTAAAACACAAAGAGAAGCTCAAGCAGCTAAGAGTTTCTGTGGATGTTTTGACTCTCACCGCAACCCCCATACCTCGCACTCTTCATATGGCTCTTTCCGGTGTCAGGGAGATGTCGGTCATTGAAACTCCACCGGCTGATAGGAAGGCTATAGAAACTTACGTTGTTGAATTTGACGGGGGGATAATCCGCGGAGCGATACTGAAGGAGTTGGAAAGAAAGGGGCAGGTGTTTTTTGTTCACAACGTGGTTCAGACCATAGAGTCTGTTGCTAACAGGATTAGAGAACTGGTTCCTGAGGCGAGAGTGGCAGTGGCTCACGGTCAAATGCCTGAACGGGAGCTGGAAAAAGTGATGTTAAGCTTCGTTCGTAAAGAGATTGATGTTCTAGTCTGCACGACTATCATAGAATCAGGGTTAGACATTCCAAGTGCTAATACCATTATTATTAATGACGCTCATCGCCTTGGGCTTGCTCAGATGTATCAGTTAAGGGGTCGAGTGGGGCGGTCTGGAGAACAGGCTTATGCTTATCTTGTGGTGCCAAGAGAAGAACTCCTTTCACAGGAAGCGAAGAAACGTTTGATGACTCTCGTGGATTTCAGCAGTTTGGGTAGCGGATTTAAAATAGCTCTGAACGATTTGCAAATTCGAGGCGGTGGAGCTATTCTCGGTTCAGCCCAATCAGGACACATCGAAGCCGTTGGGTATGAACTCTACCTTGAACTTGTCCAGGAGATGATCAAAAAACTCAAAAACGAAGCTGTAGAGGAAGACTACGACCCAGAGATAAAAATCCCCGTATCGGCTTTTATTCCAGAGACTTACATGCCCGATTCTCGCCAACGACTTCTTGCCTATAAAAAGCTGGCTTCAGCTGCTTCTTCTGAAGAGATTAATGAGATTGTGAGAGAATGGAGAGATCGTTACGGATCCCTACCACCAGAGACCAGGTTTCTTGTGCTTTCAGCAAAAATTCGCCTTTTTATGAGGAAACTCAAAATCTTAAGAGCCGAAAACATTTCCGAAGGTTGGAAATTGACCTTCGTTCGTTCGGAAAATTGTGATCGTTTGAAAGAATTTTTTGCTTTGCAAGGCATTGTGGCTTTGACTTCTAATGATCCAAGTGCTGTAATAGTGCCGGTTAGGACTCCCGATATTTTTGATAGATTGGTAATATTGAAAAAATATCTTGCAGGCATAGTGGCAAGTGATGAAATGGAAGAAAGCGAGGAAGAAGATAAAGTCCTAGAAAGGCGAAAAAAATGA
- a CDS encoding MarC family protein, with amino-acid sequence MDNWEYFLKSFISLLVIMDPLGNLPLFLSFTADYDSTARTQTAMWSAIFAAVILIIFCLGGEKVLSFFGISIPAFQITGGVIFFLYALQMLQLLPSGMKTTSEEEQETMEKENIALVPMGIPFIAGPGAITDVLLWRQMAKDLAQLFLLIGAIFLASLVIYLGLRFSITISRFLGYSGIRAISRLMGLLLAAMAVQFIAQGVQAIIK; translated from the coding sequence GTGGACAATTGGGAGTATTTTCTTAAGTCTTTTATATCTCTTCTCGTTATTATGGATCCTTTGGGAAACCTTCCTTTGTTTTTGAGTTTTACCGCTGACTATGATTCGACGGCTAGAACTCAAACGGCGATGTGGTCTGCCATCTTCGCAGCAGTTATTCTCATCATTTTCTGTCTAGGCGGTGAAAAGGTTTTGTCTTTTTTTGGCATCTCTATTCCGGCTTTCCAGATAACGGGGGGAGTGATCTTTTTTCTTTACGCTCTTCAAATGCTCCAGCTCCTGCCAAGTGGTATGAAAACCACTTCTGAAGAAGAACAGGAGACCATGGAAAAGGAAAACATTGCTCTTGTTCCCATGGGGATCCCATTTATTGCAGGTCCTGGAGCTATAACCGATGTGCTTTTATGGCGTCAGATGGCAAAAGACTTAGCGCAACTTTTTCTGCTCATAGGAGCCATCTTTTTGGCTTCTTTGGTGATCTACCTAGGCCTTAGATTTAGTATTACCATAAGCAGATTTCTTGGATATAGCGGCATAAGAGCAATTTCAAGACTGATGGGGCTTCTTCTTGCTGCTATGGCTGTTCAGTTTATCGCTCAGGGTGTTCAGGCTATCATCAAATAA
- a CDS encoding insulinase family protein — translation MTVEAFELLRKQEIKELNSQAFLYVHQQTGAEVLLLKNSDENKVFGITFRTPPRDGTGLPHILEHSVLCGSRKYPVKEPFVELLKGSLQTFLNAFTYPDKTCYPVASPHPKDFHNLVDVYLDAVFYPLITPEVFRQEGWHYHQESPDAPVEIRGVVYNEMKGAYSSPERILMETVQQSLFPDHPYAFDSGGDPRLIPQLTYEQFLDFHRTFYHPSNAKVFFYGNGSIDDELSHIAEYLKDFSHLSVNSAIPPVKPINGIKLVEKPYAVLPGSGDGRFFATLNVLLTETKDVEKNLAFQMLYYILLGMPGSPLRKALIDSGLGEDITGVGLETELRNLYFSVGLRGIKRREHVDEMVSLIDDTLRKLVRDGIPRSTIEAAVNTIEFRYRECHTGGYPRGLMLMLMALTTWLYDGDPLSLIAFETPLERVKSDIEKHPSSYFEGLIDEYILQNPHKSLVTLFPDEKLLERFAMEERALIEERVGLLSPEERLKIVEETISLKEHQEKADSPEALRTIPRLERKDLSVDPPVVPCEFKELYGGGTLITYPLSTHGIVYLDVGFRFDHLSSDLLPYLPLFCSALMEMGTKKRDYVEMSERISRLTGGIRPKILIRRRFDDDSSGVFYLFLRGKALIKRFPDMVDIIKEIVVDSVFDSKDRFFQILLKHKASREQRLVPEGHRMVLRRIRSHFGEPERVKELLSGISQYIFLKELSENFDESRWDSLREALYRIRDSIFRKPYIIANLVCDENGLSEVLQQFEGFLESVPTGEVSGRSNMWVLPEISPHEGFAVPAQVHYVGKGGKVSFSGNLPPGWFLVVLHHVRTTWLWDRVRVQGGAYGAHCFFDRASKILVMTSYRDPHLVETEKVFDDTVEFLKTTPFNDEDITKSVIGTYGRLDPPMFPDDLAYNHTIRFITGETNDMRRKLREEILETGISHFREASEILEEWRGSSLTKVLGPLDSLEKAVQSVWRDRGFKIVHC, via the coding sequence ATGACGGTAGAAGCATTTGAATTGCTAAGAAAGCAAGAAATTAAGGAACTAAACTCTCAGGCTTTTCTTTACGTGCACCAACAGACAGGTGCAGAAGTTTTACTTTTGAAGAATAGTGACGAAAATAAAGTTTTCGGTATCACTTTCAGGACTCCTCCAAGAGATGGTACGGGACTCCCTCACATTCTGGAACATTCGGTTTTGTGCGGATCCAGAAAGTATCCTGTGAAAGAACCCTTTGTTGAGCTTCTTAAAGGTTCTCTTCAGACCTTTTTGAATGCCTTTACCTACCCGGATAAAACCTGCTATCCTGTAGCAAGCCCTCACCCGAAGGATTTTCATAATCTGGTGGATGTCTATCTCGATGCTGTGTTTTATCCTCTCATTACTCCGGAAGTCTTCCGCCAGGAAGGGTGGCATTATCATCAGGAGTCACCGGACGCTCCCGTGGAAATTCGAGGCGTGGTCTATAACGAAATGAAAGGAGCTTATTCATCACCTGAGAGAATCCTGATGGAAACGGTTCAGCAATCTCTCTTTCCGGATCATCCCTATGCCTTTGATTCAGGAGGGGATCCTCGTTTGATTCCACAACTTACTTACGAACAATTTCTAGACTTTCACCGAACTTTTTATCATCCATCTAATGCGAAGGTATTTTTTTATGGTAATGGATCAATAGATGATGAACTGTCCCATATTGCTGAATATCTTAAGGATTTTTCGCATCTGTCTGTAAATTCTGCTATTCCACCGGTTAAGCCTATAAATGGGATCAAACTGGTTGAAAAACCCTATGCAGTACTTCCTGGAAGCGGAGACGGAAGGTTTTTTGCGACTCTTAATGTGCTTTTAACGGAAACAAAGGATGTTGAAAAAAACTTGGCTTTTCAGATGCTCTATTACATTTTGCTTGGCATGCCTGGTTCACCTCTTAGAAAGGCTCTGATTGACTCCGGACTTGGAGAAGATATCACCGGTGTGGGATTGGAAACCGAACTGAGGAACCTATATTTTTCCGTAGGGCTTAGAGGCATAAAAAGACGAGAACACGTGGATGAGATGGTATCTCTTATTGATGATACTTTGAGAAAGCTTGTCCGGGATGGCATTCCGCGTTCCACCATAGAAGCTGCCGTAAATACCATCGAATTTCGCTATCGAGAATGCCACACAGGTGGTTATCCTCGAGGGCTCATGCTTATGCTCATGGCGCTCACAACCTGGCTGTATGACGGCGATCCTCTTTCTCTTATCGCCTTTGAAACACCTCTTGAACGCGTAAAATCAGACATCGAAAAACATCCTTCTTCCTACTTTGAAGGTCTTATTGACGAGTATATCCTCCAGAATCCTCACAAATCTCTGGTAACGCTCTTTCCTGACGAGAAACTTTTAGAGCGTTTCGCCATGGAGGAAAGAGCTTTAATAGAAGAGCGAGTTGGACTTCTTTCGCCGGAGGAACGGCTGAAAATTGTGGAAGAAACCATTTCTCTCAAAGAGCATCAAGAAAAAGCCGATAGTCCCGAAGCTCTTAGGACTATACCTCGCCTTGAAAGAAAAGATCTCTCAGTAGATCCACCGGTTGTTCCCTGTGAATTTAAAGAATTATACGGCGGTGGAACTCTTATAACTTATCCTCTTTCTACCCATGGTATAGTCTATCTGGATGTAGGATTCAGGTTCGATCACCTGAGTAGCGACTTATTGCCATATCTTCCTCTCTTTTGTTCGGCTCTTATGGAGATGGGCACAAAAAAGCGTGACTATGTGGAAATGTCAGAGCGCATATCAAGGCTTACCGGGGGTATTCGCCCAAAGATTCTGATAAGAAGACGATTTGACGATGATTCTTCCGGTGTTTTTTACCTCTTTCTTAGAGGCAAAGCTCTCATAAAGAGATTTCCGGATATGGTTGATATTATTAAAGAAATTGTTGTGGATTCAGTATTCGATTCGAAAGACCGATTTTTCCAGATTCTTCTGAAGCACAAAGCTTCTCGTGAACAAAGGCTTGTGCCTGAGGGACACAGGATGGTTTTACGTCGCATTAGATCTCACTTTGGAGAGCCAGAGCGGGTTAAAGAACTTCTTTCTGGTATCAGTCAATATATTTTTTTGAAAGAATTAAGTGAGAACTTTGACGAATCCAGGTGGGATTCTCTCAGGGAGGCTCTTTACAGGATTCGCGATTCTATTTTCCGTAAGCCATATATAATTGCAAATCTTGTATGTGACGAAAATGGACTTTCTGAAGTATTGCAACAATTTGAGGGGTTTCTAGAATCTGTTCCCACAGGGGAAGTAAGCGGTCGGTCTAACATGTGGGTTTTACCCGAAATTTCTCCCCATGAAGGCTTTGCTGTGCCGGCTCAGGTGCATTATGTAGGCAAAGGAGGGAAGGTAAGTTTTTCTGGAAATCTCCCACCCGGATGGTTTCTCGTAGTGCTTCATCATGTAAGGACGACATGGTTATGGGATAGAGTTAGAGTGCAGGGAGGGGCTTACGGAGCCCATTGTTTCTTTGATAGAGCTTCAAAGATTCTTGTTATGACGTCTTATCGGGATCCTCATCTTGTCGAAACGGAAAAGGTTTTTGATGATACGGTGGAGTTTCTAAAAACGACCCCTTTCAATGATGAAGATATCACTAAGAGTGTTATTGGAACCTATGGGAGACTTGATCCTCCAATGTTTCCTGATGATCTTGCTTACAATCACACTATTCGATTTATTACCGGAGAAACCAACGATATGAGACGGAAGCTAAGGGAAGAGATTCTGGAAACGGGAATATCCCATTTTAGAGAAGCGTCTGAGATTCTGGAAGAATGGAGAGGATCGTCTTTAACCAAGGTTCTTGGTCCTTTAGATAGCCTTGAAAAGGCTGTCCAGTCAGTGTGGCGCGACAGAGGCTTTAAGATTGTTCACTGTTAA
- the selA gene encoding L-seryl-tRNA(Sec) selenium transferase: protein MGKISENIQQKLRQLPSIHVLIENPKIVALNLIFPRKIITEAARTVIDEERRKIMEMGVDPSTDEDLVNKILKTAHILSSSTLKPVVNATGVIVHTNLGRSILPEEAIEAMERVARSYSTLEYDLEQGKRGSRYVHAERLLRDITGAEGALVVNNNAGAVLLVLNTLARGKEVIISRGELVEIGGSFRIPEVMAMSGAILREIGCTNRTHLRDYEQAISDSTVALMKVHKSNYRIIGFTHEVDAEELAKFAHSRGLLALEDMGSGCFVDLSRFGLKGEPTVKGELQKGMDIVTFSGDKLLGGPQAGIIVGRKDLIERLKKNPLTRALRVDKLTLAALEATLRLYYDEQKAFERVPTLKMIATPQEEIERRAIELAEKLRAFVSGNSWEVLAIPSTARTGGGSLPEVDLPSWAVSIRSSEKAPQLLEEFFRRFDPPIIARIDEDRLIIDIRTLQKGDDEFILAAWKEWIQQTEKN, encoded by the coding sequence ATGGGCAAAATTAGTGAAAATATTCAGCAAAAACTTAGACAACTTCCCAGCATCCACGTGCTAATAGAAAACCCTAAAATTGTGGCTTTAAATTTGATTTTCCCAAGAAAGATAATTACTGAAGCAGCTAGAACAGTGATTGATGAAGAACGAAGGAAAATTATGGAAATGGGGGTAGATCCCTCCACAGATGAAGATCTTGTTAATAAAATCCTGAAGACTGCACACATTCTTTCCAGCTCAACCCTAAAACCCGTCGTTAATGCTACTGGCGTGATTGTCCACACCAATTTAGGACGGTCTATTCTTCCGGAAGAGGCAATCGAAGCGATGGAGCGAGTCGCTCGATCCTATAGCACGCTTGAATATGATCTTGAGCAGGGTAAAAGGGGTTCAAGATACGTTCATGCGGAACGTCTTCTTCGGGACATTACCGGTGCTGAAGGTGCTTTGGTGGTTAACAATAATGCGGGGGCTGTGCTTCTTGTTCTAAATACTCTCGCCAGAGGCAAAGAGGTGATCATATCCCGAGGGGAACTCGTGGAAATTGGCGGCTCTTTCAGAATTCCAGAAGTTATGGCAATGAGCGGAGCTATTCTTAGAGAAATCGGTTGCACTAATAGAACTCACCTGCGTGATTACGAACAAGCCATCAGTGATTCTACTGTAGCCTTGATGAAAGTGCACAAGAGTAACTACAGGATCATCGGCTTTACTCACGAAGTGGATGCGGAAGAACTTGCAAAGTTTGCTCACAGCCGAGGACTTCTTGCGCTGGAAGATATGGGAAGCGGCTGTTTTGTAGATCTTTCCAGATTTGGGCTTAAAGGGGAACCCACCGTTAAGGGAGAACTCCAGAAAGGAATGGACATTGTAACCTTCAGCGGGGATAAGCTACTTGGAGGACCTCAGGCAGGAATAATCGTGGGGCGAAAGGATCTTATTGAACGGCTCAAGAAAAACCCTTTAACCAGAGCACTTCGAGTGGACAAGCTGACCCTTGCAGCACTAGAAGCAACCCTGCGACTTTACTATGACGAACAAAAGGCTTTTGAACGCGTGCCTACTTTGAAGATGATTGCTACGCCGCAAGAAGAGATAGAACGTCGAGCTATAGAACTGGCAGAAAAATTAAGGGCGTTCGTATCTGGTAATTCTTGGGAAGTTTTAGCAATCCCAAGCACAGCCCGAACGGGAGGAGGTTCCCTTCCTGAAGTGGATCTCCCATCCTGGGCTGTAAGTATTCGTTCCAGCGAAAAAGCTCCCCAGTTACTGGAAGAATTCTTTCGCAGATTCGACCCACCTATAATAGCCCGCATAGATGAAGATCGGCTGATCATAGACATAAGAACTCTGCAAAAGGGTGATGACGAATTTATCCTGGCGGCATGGAAAGAATGGATTCAGCAAACAGAAAAAAATTAG